In the Yoonia rosea genome, CGCGGCGCACGGATTGGTCGCCATTCGCGATCGCTTCGTCCATCACCGCCTTCACCTCATCGAGGTTCACGCGGCGCAAGAGATGCTTGACCGGACCGACCGAGGCAGGGCGCATTGACAGGGTGCGCAGGCCAAGGGCGGCAAAGCAAAGCGCCTCAACAGGACGCCCTGCATCTTCGCCACAGAAGGACAGCGGTGTTCCGCTTTTCTCACAACGCTTGATGACAAGGCTCAGGAAGGACAGAAAGCTGGTGTCCAGCGTATCGTAGCGTTTGCGCACGCGCTCATTCTCGCGGTCGGCAGCAAAGAAGAACTGTTTGAGGTCGTTACCGCCAATGGAAATGAAATCGACTTCTTCGAAAAAAGCATCCGGCGCATAGGCGAGCGAGGGTGTTTCCAGCATCGCGCCCACGTCGAGTTTGGACGGCAAGGCGTGGCCCAATTTGGTTTCGCGCGCAATGGCCTTGTCCATTTCGGCGCGTGCTGCACGAAACTCATTCATCTGGGTGATAAAGGGGAACATCACGGTCAGGGGCTGACCGTTTGCAGCGCGCAGAAGTGCTTGCAACTGCATCCGCAAGACGCCTGGCTTATCAAGTCCCACACGGATCGCACGCCACCCCATCGCGGGGTTCGGTTCATCATTGGGCTTCATATAGGTCAGCACTTTGTCCGACCCGATATCAAGTGTGCGAAACGCCACCCGCTTGCCGTCTGCGGCTTTGAGCACACGCGCATAAAGCGCTGAAAGCTCGGCGCGGCGCGGCATCTGGGTGCGGATCAGGAACTGCAATTCAGTCCGGAAGAGCCCGACGCCTTCCGCACCCGAGCCCGCCAGCGACGGCAGGTCCGCAATCAGGCCTGCGTTCATCTGCAAGGAGATACGCGTGCCACATTTGGTTTCCGCAGGCAGGTCGCGGATTGAGGCATAGCGTTCCTGCGCGCGCGTCTGCATCGCGATTTTGTCGCGGAACGCGGCTTGCACGGTCTCATCAGGGCGCAAATGCGCGATGCCCTGATCGCCATCGACAAGGATCGGGTCGCCGTTCAAGGCCTCACGGGTGACGCCTTTGGCGTTGATGATGAGCGGGATCGCCCAAGCCCGTGCTACAATGGCGGCGTGACTGCCGACCGAGCCTTCTTCGAGCACGATGCCGCGGATTTTCTTGCCATACTCCAAGAGTTCTCCGGGCCCGATATTGCGGGCCACAAGAATCGGATTGTCGGGCATGTCCGCGCGCGCCTCGGCGCCTTGGCCGGTCAGAATACGCAGCAAGCGGTTGGAGAGATCATCAAGATCATGCAACCGTTCGCGCAGGTAGGGGTCAGCGGCACGCGATAGACGTGCGCGGGCGTGTGATTGCTCTTTTTCGACCGCGGCCTCGGCAGAGAGACCGCTTTTGACGTCCTCCTCCATCCGCTTGAGCCAACTGGTCGAATTGGCAAACATGCGGTAGGCCTCAAGCACCTGCACCTGATCGGCATCAACCGAGCGTGCGCCGATCAGCATGTTGTCAACGCCCTTGCGCAGGTCCTCGATGGCGTCGCGCAGACGTGCACCTTCGGTTTCAGGGTCTTCCGAAATCGGATTTGTGACCACAACGCGGGGTTCGTGCAGGTAAACGACACCCTCGCTGGCCCCTTCCTGCGCAATCGAGCCGCGCAGCATGACAGGCTGTTGGTGGCGGGCCGAAAGTGCGGCACCTTCACCGACAAAGGCGCCCAACTCGGTCATCTCGGCGATAACCATCGCTACGATTTCAAGCGCGTAGACCTCATCCGGCGTGTATTCACGGGCCGCTTTGGACTGGACGACCAGCACGCCCAGTACATCGCCAAGACGCTGGATCGGGACGCCGCAGAAAGACGAATAACGCTCTTCCCCTGTCTCGGGCATATAGCGAAAGCCCTTGGCCGCTGGCGCATCAGCGGTGTTGATGACCGTGCGGCTCTTGGCGGTACGCCCGACAAGCCCCTCGCCCAATCGCATCCGCGTCTGGTGCACAGCATCTGCCTCGAGGCCTTTGGTTGCACAAAGCTCAAGCGTTTCAGCATCGCGGAACAGATAGATCGAGCACACTTCGGTGCCCATCGAATCAGCGATCAGGTTCACCACGGCATCCAGCCGCGCCTGACCCTCGTTGTCAGCCGCGAGCGCCTCGCGCAGCCGTCCAAGCAGCTTGCGGCTTTCGCTTTCTAGCCGATGTGGCATAGCCCCTCCTGTGGAACGGGCTGGCACACAAATGCGTCAGCCCGCTTTTTCCAATTCGAAAGCATCATGCAGGGCTTGCACGGCAAGTTCCATGTATTTTCTGTCGATCAATACGGAAATCTTGATCTCGGAGGTTGTAATGACCTTAATGTTCACACCTTCAGCGGAAAGCACACGGAACATCTTGGCCGCGACGCCGGTATGGCTGCGCATGCCGATCCCCACGACGCTGACTTTGGCCACGCCTTCGTCAGCAACGAGGTCGTGAAAATTGATCGCGCCGCTCGCCTTGGCATCCTGCATCGCCTTTTCAGCGCGTTTCACCTGATCGGTCGGGCAAGAGAACGTCATATCCGTGCGCCCTTCTTCCGAGATGTTTTGCACGATCATGTCGACGTTTACGCCAGCCTCGGACAGCGGCCCAAAGATCGCGGCGGCAATGCCGGGGCGGTCGGCGACCGAGATCAGGGTCATTTTCGCTTCGTCGCGTGAATAGGCGACACCGGCTACAACATTGGATTCCATGATTTCCTCCTCATCGCAGACCAGCGTTCCGGCGCTGTCCGATGGTTCTTCGAATGATGACAGCACCCGCAGGCGCACTTTATAGCGCATGGCCAGTTCGACCGAGCGGGTTTGCAAAACCTTTGCACCCAATGAGGCCAGTTCCAGCATTTCCTCGAAGGCGATCTTGTCGAGCTTGCGCGCCTTGCTCGTGATGCGCGGGTCCGTCGTGTAGACGCCGTCAACATCAGTGTAGATATCGCAACGTTCCGCCCCGAACGCGGCGGCAAAGGCCACGGCTGTTGTATCAGATCCACCGCGCCCCAAGGTGGTGATGCGGCCTTCGGGGCTGATGCCCTGAAAACCGGCCACGACGGCAACTTTCATGCCTTCGCCGAACTTGGCGTTGATCTTTTCGGTGGGTATCTCTTCGATGCGTGCGTTCGAATGGGCCGAGGTGGTTTTGACAGGCACCTGCCAGCCCTGCCAGCTGCGCGCGGGGATATCCATTTCCTGCAAACGCAGTGCCATCAGGCCCGCGGTCACGTTTTCGCCTGATGACACGATCGCATCATATTCGCGTGCATCATAAAGCGGGGATGTTTCATTGACCCAGCCGACAAGTTCGTTGGTCTTGCCCGACATCGCCGAGACAATAACGATCACATCATAGCCATTGGCGACCTCGACAGCTACGCGTTTTGCCGCGCGTGCGATACGGTCAAGGTTGGCCACCGAAGTGCCGCCAAATTTCATCACGAGCGTTGGCATGGGCTATCTTTCGAAAACGTCTGAATAATCAGCGCTTCCTTTACTGTGCGTGGTCGCAAAGGGCAAATAGTTAGTAAGGGTGCTCCTGCCCGTCCCATGTCAGAAAACAGCCCGTCGTCTGCAGGCTCAGTTCGGCAAATCTCGCGGCCAGCCCTGCGGCGCTTTCTTCCATCGAAATGTCGGCACTGTCGCCGCCCATGTCGGTGCGTACCCAGCCGGGATGATAGATGCCGACAGCGATCCCTTCTGGTGCCAGATCAGTGGCCAG is a window encoding:
- the ptsP gene encoding phosphoenolpyruvate--protein phosphotransferase, with amino-acid sequence MPHRLESESRKLLGRLREALAADNEGQARLDAVVNLIADSMGTEVCSIYLFRDAETLELCATKGLEADAVHQTRMRLGEGLVGRTAKSRTVINTADAPAAKGFRYMPETGEERYSSFCGVPIQRLGDVLGVLVVQSKAAREYTPDEVYALEIVAMVIAEMTELGAFVGEGAALSARHQQPVMLRGSIAQEGASEGVVYLHEPRVVVTNPISEDPETEGARLRDAIEDLRKGVDNMLIGARSVDADQVQVLEAYRMFANSTSWLKRMEEDVKSGLSAEAAVEKEQSHARARLSRAADPYLRERLHDLDDLSNRLLRILTGQGAEARADMPDNPILVARNIGPGELLEYGKKIRGIVLEEGSVGSHAAIVARAWAIPLIINAKGVTREALNGDPILVDGDQGIAHLRPDETVQAAFRDKIAMQTRAQERYASIRDLPAETKCGTRISLQMNAGLIADLPSLAGSGAEGVGLFRTELQFLIRTQMPRRAELSALYARVLKAADGKRVAFRTLDIGSDKVLTYMKPNDEPNPAMGWRAIRVGLDKPGVLRMQLQALLRAANGQPLTVMFPFITQMNEFRAARAEMDKAIARETKLGHALPSKLDVGAMLETPSLAYAPDAFFEEVDFISIGGNDLKQFFFAADRENERVRKRYDTLDTSFLSFLSLVIKRCEKSGTPLSFCGEDAGRPVEALCFAALGLRTLSMRPASVGPVKHLLRRVNLDEVKAVMDEAIANGDQSVRRAVADWLVYQV
- a CDS encoding aspartate kinase, which codes for MPTLVMKFGGTSVANLDRIARAAKRVAVEVANGYDVIVIVSAMSGKTNELVGWVNETSPLYDAREYDAIVSSGENVTAGLMALRLQEMDIPARSWQGWQVPVKTTSAHSNARIEEIPTEKINAKFGEGMKVAVVAGFQGISPEGRITTLGRGGSDTTAVAFAAAFGAERCDIYTDVDGVYTTDPRITSKARKLDKIAFEEMLELASLGAKVLQTRSVELAMRYKVRLRVLSSFEEPSDSAGTLVCDEEEIMESNVVAGVAYSRDEAKMTLISVADRPGIAAAIFGPLSEAGVNVDMIVQNISEEGRTDMTFSCPTDQVKRAEKAMQDAKASGAINFHDLVADEGVAKVSVVGIGMRSHTGVAAKMFRVLSAEGVNIKVITTSEIKISVLIDRKYMELAVQALHDAFELEKAG